The Streptomyces sp. NBC_00659 genomic interval TCGAACGCTTCCTGGAACGGCAGAACACCGAAATGCTGGGCTCGGCGATCTGGGTGTGGAAGAAGGCCTGCGGCGATCCGCAGAACGACCCCGAGGCCACCACCTCGGGCGGCGGCGTCGTGCTGTACACCTGCCCCGACGGCAAGCCGCTGCCGAGCCCGGCCTTCGAGACCACGGCGCTGTCCCAGGCGTACCCGCGCAGCGCTCCCGGTGGCCTGAGCTCCCTGCGGTCCTCCCTCACCGAGCGCGACCTGCGGCTGACCGGCTCCGGGGAGGGCACGCTGGACGTGTGGGTTCCCGGCCAGGACCGCCCCGAGGCCAAGGGCAGCGGTCTCACCGGCATCCGGCTGGCGGAACGGCCCGGCGGCTGGCGGCTCACCGCGCACACCTCCGGTCGCTACACCCTCCACGTGGCATAGCGGCGGCCGTCGTCCGGTCCGCCTCGGGGGCGGGCCGGACGACGGCACCGTGGCGACGCGCGTGGGTCGCGGGCGGGAGGCGAGTCAGCCCGTGGTCCAGCGACGCAGCTTCTCGGGGTTGCGTACGACCCAGATATGGGTGATCCGGTCGCCCACGACCTCGAACGCGAGCACCGTCACGATGACGCCGTCCTGCTGAGCCACCAGGCCCGGCTGACCGTTGACGGTACGTTCCAGGAGCGTCATGCCGTCCGGCCTCCGGTCGGCGAGCCCGGCCCAGGCGTGCGCGATCCGCTCGCCGCCCTCGATGGGGTCCAGGAAGCTCCGGGCGAGACCGCCGCCGTCGGCGGTCGCGACGGCGTCCGGGTCGAGCAGGCCGATGAGGGCGTCGATGTCCTTGGCCTCCCACGCCTCCTTGAAGGCGCTGACGACGCCGGTGCGCCGGGGCGCCGCCGTCGCGGAGGGCCGCGCGGCCCGGACACGGCGGCGGGCCGAGGCGGCCAGCTGGCGGCAAGCGGCCGGCGTACGGCCCACGATCTCGGCCACCTCGGCGAAGGAGTGGCAGAAGACGTCGTGCAGGATGAACGCCACGCGCTCGGCCGGGGTCATCGATTCGAGAACGACCAGGAACGCCAGGCCGACCGACTCGTCCAGGGTGACCCGATCGGCCGGGTCGACGGCCGCACCCCCCGGCCGCCCGCTGATCCACTCCGTGCGCCCGGGCAGCGGCTCGGGGATCCATTCGCCCACGTACGTCTCCCGCCGGGCCCGTGCCGAGCCGAGCACGTTGAGGCAGACACGACTGGCCACCGTCGTCAGCCAGGCACCGGGGGACTCGATGGCGTCCTGCTCCTGCCGGGACATGGCGTACCAACGTGTGTACGTCTCCTGGACGGCGTCCTCGGCCTCGGTCAGGGAGCCCAGCAGCCGGTAGGCGAGATTGATCAGGTGACGCCGCTCGCTCATGATCGCGTCCAGGCCCGGATCGGGCCGGCCGTGTCCTGGCTCGGATCGGGTGGTCATGGTGTCGACAACTCCCTCGGTCGCATCCGCTTTCACCGGGTCGCATCCGCCCTCACCTGTACGACAGAACAGCGCGCCGGAATGTGAGGCCGGGGCGGCGCCTCACATTCCGCGGGGCTGCCTTGTCGAAGCGGTGAGACCGACACATCATCCAGCGGACAGGAAGGCCGGAGACATCATGACTGCCTCGAACCCGGAGAGCCCGGCGACACCGGAGGCCCCGGCGACATCGGAGAGCCCGGCGACCCCGTTCACCGCCCCGGTGACCGACGAGCGACTGGAGCGGGTGGCCGCCGCACTGAAGGAGAAGCACTTCGACGTCGAGATCCTCGACGACGCCGCCGCGGCGCGCGCCCGCGTCAAGGACCTGGTTCCCGAGGGCGCCGCGGTGTTCACCGCGGCCAGCGAGACCCTCCGCCTGTCCGGCATCGACGAGGACATCAACAACAGCGGGCGGTACGACTCCGTCAAAGCACGCGGAACGGCCATGGACCGCACGACGCAGATGGCGGAGATCTGGCGGATGCTCGCCTGCCCCGACGTCGTGGTGGGCAGTGTCGCCGCCGTCACCGAGACCGGCTCCCTCGTCGCCGCCTCGGCCAGCGGAAGCCAACTGCCCGCCTACGCGGGCGCCGCGCCCCGTGTGATCCTGGTGGTCGGTGCGCAGAAGGTGGTGCCCGACCTGGACACCGCGCTGCGCCGCGTCGACGAGTACTGCGTCCCACTGGAGGACGAGCGCGCCAGGAAGGTGTACGGGGTGCCCAGCGCTCTCAACCGCCTTCTCGTCCTCAACGCGGAACCCTACCCGGGGCGCTGCACCGTCCTGCTGCTCCGCGAGGCCATCGGATTCTGAACCGCCGGGGGCCGCCACCTGTGCCGTGACCGCACAGGTATGCGGACGGCCCCTCGGGAAGAACAGGGGGTTCTTCCCGAGGGGCCGTCCGTCCTGGGCGTCGCCGGGCGAGCGTCAGCGGGGCTGCGCCGTGGCTGTGCGGGGCACGGTTCGCCGGGCGGTCACGACGTGCCGTTCGCCCCGGGGACGCCCACGCGCTCCGCCCACTCCGCCTCCGGCGACCAGAGCAGGGCGCCGTCGGCGGATCCCGCTCCGCCGCCTCCGGCGGACCACGATCCGGGTCCTCCGGCTTCGCGGTCACCGCCGCCGGCCGCGGCCGGCCGTTCGTTCCGGGCGGTGAGCCGGAACCCGACCGTGTAGGTGCGGGTGACGGAACCGTTGGCCGAGGTCACCCGGACGGTACGGGTGGTGAACCGGGACCCGGCCGACGAGAGGACCGAACCGCCCTCGGTGACCTTCACCCGGGCGCCAGACTGGGCCGGTACGGCGGAGACGGCCGGGATCCTCTTGTTTCTCGGCCAGTCGACGACGTACGTGGACACCTCCGGATCGAAGCCGTCGATCGCGACGCCCCCCACCGTGATCGAGTCGGCGTCGGCGACGCTCGCCCTGGTGGCGTCGGAGGAGTTCGTCACCGTGACCGAACCGTCGGCGCCCACGACCACGTGCGCCGCCATCGCGGCCGCCAGGTTGATCCGCTGCCAGCTCGCTCCGCCGTCCGCGGTGAGGTCGAGCGGGTACCCGGAGTCCGTCGCGGTCTGTTCCAGGACCTGAGTGCGCTGCTCGGTGGTCAGGTCCGGGAAGGCCGTGACGAGCAGGGCCGCCGCGTCGGCCGGCGTCCTGAGCGTCTGCCCCGCCTTCGCCACCTGGGAGAACCCGTAGGTGAGGCGCCGTGTGTACAGCTCGACGTCCTGCGTCGTGCTCAGGCCGGAGTAGGGGTCGCCCGCGCAGGCCGCGAGCGTGTCCCCGTACCCTTCCGTCTCGCACTGCGCGAGCAGCACGTTCTCGATCTCGGTGTGGGCCTGCAGCAGCAGCTCCCGGAATTCGGGGTCCGCCCACCGGTGTGCCACGGTGGCCTGTCCGGTGATGCGGCCGCCCATGACGTCCAGCGGGTAGTGGAACCCGAGGACGACGCGGTTGTCCCCGTACTCCGAGGTGCGCGCGAGGATCGACGGTGCCAGTTCCGGCAGGAGCGTGGCGAGGACGGTCCCGGCTTCGTAGCCGCCGTAGGTGTGGCCGCTCGGGTACGAGCCGCTGGTGGCGAGGCTGCCGTAGGAGCCGTCCTGCGACTCGTAGATCTCACCGCCGTCGCCGACGAACCCGAGCCGCACGTACGGGCGCTGGTAGCCGTAGTGGTTCTTCGCCGCGTCGACCTTGTCGAGGCCCTTCGTGACCCGGGAGAACAGTGCGCTCGTCTTGGGCAGCCGGCCGCTGCTCAGGGCGTCGCCGTAGATCCGGCCGAGCCGGGAGCCGAGTCCGTCGGCCATCGTGACGGTGGCGCTGTGCGTCGCGTCCACCTCGGCGCGGTCCACCTCCTTCTGTGTGGCCGCGTTGTTGATGGCCACGGCGGTCCTGTCGTTCTCCGCGGTGGGTGAAGTGCCGTTCGGCACCTTGGTGTTGGCGCCGAGGATGTCGGAGCGCAGGTCGTCGGCGCCACTGAGAAGACCGTAGAAGTAGTCGCTCCCGTCGCCGGTCGTCGGCCAACTGTCCGACGGGTAGGCCGCGTTCAGCGCGTCGTCCGGGAAGGGGGACGGCACATAGGTCGGGCCGGAGGCGTCCGCCGTGGCCGCTGCGGTTCCCGAGGCGGGCGCGGCACTGTCGGCGGAGGTTCCGGCCAGGGTGACCGCGGTGACGGTCGCCGTGTGTGCCTTCGCCCTGCCGGCGGCCGTGAGGAGCGCGGTGGCCGTGGTGGCGGGAACGTGTGCGGTGGTGCCGTCGTCGAGGGCCACGGTGTAGCCGATGATCGGGAATCCGCCGTCGCCGCCCGCTCGCCAGGTCACGCGGACCTGCCGGCCGTCGGTGATCACCCCCGTCACGGCCGGCGTCTGCGGCTTGCCCCCGCCGGTCACCACGGGTGCCGTGGCCGGACTCGGGTGCGAGGTGCCGACCGCGTTCACCGCGCGGACGCGCGCCGTGAACGACCTGCCCGCCCGTAGCCGGGTGAACGTCGTGCGCCGGCTGTCCGGATCGTGGATCTCGACCTGGTGGCCGTCGTCGAGGGTGACCTCGTAGCCGGTGACCGGTGAGCCGCCGGTGTCCCCGGGCGCGGACCAGGCGACGGTCACGCTCGTGCCGGACGAGATCGCCGACACGGCGTCGGGCGCGGCCGGTACCGCCTTGGGCTTGGTGGTGAGCGCGGCCCGGGCGCGGTCGAGCGCGCCGTACCGCGCGGTGAGCGTCTCGTCCGTGGCCGCGGTGTCCGCGACCGCGGTCCTCGCCTCGGCGAGCGCCTCGGTGAACGCCGTCCACGACGTGTCCGTGTAGCGGGCGTCGTCGAGGGCCGACGCGGTCGCGACCAGGTCCTCCAGTCTCAGCCTCGGGAGCGGGATCAGCTGCTTGGCGGCGAGGGTGAGGTCGCGGGTCCGGGTGTCGACTTCGAGCTGGGTCACGGCGTCGGCGTCGGCGAGGGTGCGCGCGGCGGCGAGTTCGCGCCGGTACACACCGAAGTCGATCGTGTCGTAGCGCTCCGCGTCGCCGGAGAGCCCCGCGTACCGGTCGATCGCCTTGTGCAGGGCGGACCTGTCCGTGACGGCGGGCGTCTCGACGTGGGCGAAGGTGATCCGGCCCAGGTTCGCCACGTACGGGTGCGAGGAGTCCGCGGTCGTCACCAGCCGCAGGTGGACGCTGTGCGTGCCGGTGATCGCCTCGGGCAGTGTCAGGCTCGTTGTCCCTCCCGAGGACCACGCGGCTCCCGTGACGGGCAACGGTACGGTCGCGTACGGCGTCCCGGGGCTGCCCGCGTCGAAGGAGTCCAGGTAGAGCTGGACGGCGGAACCGGTGCCGCAGCGGGCGGAGTTGTTGACGTAGGTGATCGTGACGGTGTTTTTCGGGGAGCCGCCGAAGCCGATGTCCCCGTAGTCGAGCCAGGCCCCGTCGTAGGTGCCGCCGAGGTCGGTGGTGGACCCCGAACCGCTCCAGCCGACCGGCTCGCTCTTGAGCCCGCCGCCGCTGTGCGAGCGGAACGCCGTGGCGTCGAACGCCACCGGGGCGCCCGCTTCCTGAGTCAGTGTCAGTGAGTACACGTTGGCCACGTAGGGCTGGGAGGCCGTCTGCGTGCTGGAGACGAAGGCGGCGTACACGTCCTGGACGCCGCTGAAGATGCCCGGATCGAGCTGGACGGTCGTGGTGGCGACGGTTCCCCAGCCCGATCCGCTGTAGTCGAGCGGGATGTCGACACTCTTCGGCCCGTCCTTCGAGCCGAGGTGCAGTTCGAGGTGCGAGTCCGCCGCCGCACGCGACCGGGGCTTGTCATAGCGGACGGTGACCGTGTCGGCGCCGTCGCGGAGGTCGGTGTCCTTCCACTCGGCCC includes:
- the sigJ gene encoding RNA polymerase sigma factor SigJ, producing MTTRSEPGHGRPDPGLDAIMSERRHLINLAYRLLGSLTEAEDAVQETYTRWYAMSRQEQDAIESPGAWLTTVASRVCLNVLGSARARRETYVGEWIPEPLPGRTEWISGRPGGAAVDPADRVTLDESVGLAFLVVLESMTPAERVAFILHDVFCHSFAEVAEIVGRTPAACRQLAASARRRVRAARPSATAAPRRTGVVSAFKEAWEAKDIDALIGLLDPDAVATADGGGLARSFLDPIEGGERIAHAWAGLADRRPDGMTLLERTVNGQPGLVAQQDGVIVTVLAFEVVGDRITHIWVVRNPEKLRRWTTG
- a CDS encoding LUD domain-containing protein, whose amino-acid sequence is MTASNPESPATPEAPATSESPATPFTAPVTDERLERVAAALKEKHFDVEILDDAAAARARVKDLVPEGAAVFTAASETLRLSGIDEDINNSGRYDSVKARGTAMDRTTQMAEIWRMLACPDVVVGSVAAVTETGSLVAASASGSQLPAYAGAAPRVILVVGAQKVVPDLDTALRRVDEYCVPLEDERARKVYGVPSALNRLLVLNAEPYPGRCTVLLLREAIGF